The following proteins are encoded in a genomic region of Verrucomicrobiota bacterium:
- the yajC gene encoding preprotein translocase subunit YajC, with protein MTQLFTILAQDAPPGPNPLQSFLPIILIFVAMYFILIRPQRKKQKETEAMVAAMKTGDQVVTAGGIHGIVMGVSKTTAAIKVCEGTKIVFEKSSITRVVKKGKGNEEETVEAEAEVVGEKKK; from the coding sequence ATGACCCAGCTTTTTACGATCCTCGCTCAAGACGCTCCTCCGGGCCCCAATCCGCTCCAGAGCTTTCTCCCGATCATCCTGATCTTCGTGGCGATGTATTTCATCCTCATCCGCCCGCAGAGAAAGAAGCAAAAGGAGACCGAGGCCATGGTGGCGGCTATGAAGACGGGCGACCAGGTGGTGACGGCCGGGGGCATCCACGGCATCGTTATGGGAGTGAGCAAAACGACTGCCGCCATCAAGGTCTGCGAGGGCACCAAGATCGTCTTCGAGAAATCCTCCATCACGCGGGTGGTCAAGAAGGGGAAGGGGAATGAAGAGGAGACGGTGGAGGCTGAGGCGGAAGTGGTGGGAGAGAAGAAGAAGTAG
- the polA gene encoding DNA polymerase I, giving the protein MAQRLFLIDGMALAYRSHFALINSPIRTTQGVNTSAVFGFANVLLDLLEKESPTHLAVVFDTSAPTFRHQQFKEYKAQREDMPEELAEAIPLIKRLAEAFGFPVLSLDGYEADDLIGTLTRMADEAGGFKSYMVTPDKDFCQLVSPTTYMWKPGRKGGQHEVLDLARVQADWQVEEPDQVVDVLGLMGDTSDNIPGVPGIGPKTAMKLISQFGRLEVLLQRTAELKGKQKERLEEHAEQALLSKRLARIHREVPLEVTLDQLLIPERKQDALQSLFVELEFNTLGKRLFGDAFKAGRGFSAAAESQGELLEASLKTLADVPHHYREVSTKPQRTALLKTLQKQSAFCFDTETTSLDIREARLLGIAFSWQKGEGHFLVLPEESQEAAEVLQELAPLFASQAEKIGHHLKYDLAVLQEAGLAVNGPFFDTMLVHALVEPAQRHTMDFLAESLLGYTPVSITSLIGDKKDPQGQLDMGEVVEKRRQELVAYACEDADVTWQLAEKLRPRLNDSGQAEIYATIEAPLLPVLVRMEREGIRLDQAALAEIRIELGERIEELRASVMGHAGEDFNLNSPKQLGEILFEKLQLIEKPKKTKTGQYVTNEQVLTSLADRFPIVAEVLEYREASKLKSTYVDALPDYIARKTGRIHSDFQQLVAATGRLASANPNLQNIPVRSALGRRVRRAFVPRGEGFVLFAADYSQIELRIMAALSGDEAMQEAFAQEADIHTATAARVYGVDQEGVLPEMRRAAKMVNFGIIYGISAFGLSQRLGIPRGEAASIIEAYFKEYAGVQAFMERAVQEARERGYAETLLGRRRLLPDLKSKNGNVRGGAERMAINTPIQGSAADMIKLAMIGVESLLAEDGWRSRMLLQVHDELVFDLAVEEAEALVPKILEAMKTALPLEGVPIVVDSNQGTNWLEAH; this is encoded by the coding sequence ATGGCTCAGCGACTCTTTTTGATCGACGGCATGGCGCTCGCCTACCGCTCCCACTTCGCCCTCATCAACAGCCCCATTCGGACCACCCAAGGAGTGAACACCTCCGCCGTCTTTGGCTTCGCCAATGTGCTCTTGGACCTCTTAGAGAAGGAATCTCCCACCCATCTGGCGGTCGTGTTCGACACCAGCGCCCCTACCTTTCGGCACCAGCAATTCAAGGAATACAAAGCCCAGCGGGAGGACATGCCGGAGGAGCTGGCCGAAGCGATCCCGCTCATCAAGCGCTTGGCAGAGGCCTTTGGCTTCCCCGTCCTGAGCCTGGATGGCTATGAAGCCGACGACCTCATCGGGACGCTCACTCGCATGGCCGACGAAGCAGGCGGTTTCAAGAGCTACATGGTCACTCCCGACAAGGACTTCTGCCAACTCGTCAGTCCCACCACCTACATGTGGAAACCCGGGCGGAAAGGGGGCCAGCACGAAGTGCTCGATCTGGCCCGCGTGCAGGCCGACTGGCAAGTCGAGGAACCCGATCAAGTGGTCGATGTGCTCGGGCTCATGGGGGACACCAGCGACAACATCCCCGGCGTGCCCGGCATCGGCCCCAAAACCGCCATGAAACTCATCAGCCAGTTTGGTCGCCTGGAAGTGCTCTTGCAACGCACGGCGGAACTCAAAGGCAAGCAAAAGGAACGCCTGGAAGAACACGCCGAACAAGCGCTTCTCTCCAAGCGCCTCGCCCGCATCCACCGAGAAGTGCCACTGGAAGTCACCCTAGACCAGCTCCTCATTCCCGAGCGCAAGCAAGACGCCCTCCAGTCGCTCTTCGTGGAGCTGGAATTCAACACCCTGGGCAAGCGACTTTTTGGCGACGCCTTCAAGGCCGGCCGAGGTTTTTCCGCGGCCGCAGAGAGCCAGGGGGAGCTTTTGGAGGCTTCCCTGAAAACGCTCGCGGACGTGCCCCACCATTACCGAGAGGTGTCCACCAAGCCGCAACGGACCGCCCTCCTGAAAACGCTCCAAAAACAGAGTGCTTTCTGCTTCGACACCGAGACCACTTCGCTCGACATCCGGGAGGCACGGCTCCTCGGCATCGCTTTCAGTTGGCAGAAGGGAGAAGGGCATTTTTTGGTGCTACCGGAGGAAAGCCAGGAGGCGGCTGAGGTGCTCCAAGAGTTGGCTCCGCTCTTCGCCAGCCAAGCGGAGAAGATCGGGCATCATCTCAAATATGACTTGGCCGTCCTACAAGAAGCGGGGTTGGCGGTCAACGGGCCCTTCTTTGATACCATGTTGGTGCACGCCTTGGTGGAGCCGGCGCAACGTCACACCATGGACTTCCTGGCCGAGTCCCTGCTCGGCTACACCCCCGTCTCCATCACCAGCCTGATCGGCGATAAGAAGGACCCCCAAGGACAGCTCGACATGGGGGAAGTGGTCGAAAAACGACGCCAGGAGTTAGTCGCTTACGCTTGCGAGGACGCCGATGTCACTTGGCAGCTAGCCGAAAAGCTCCGCCCCCGATTAAACGACTCGGGCCAAGCGGAAATTTACGCCACCATTGAAGCCCCCTTGCTGCCCGTGCTCGTCCGCATGGAGCGGGAAGGCATCCGCTTGGACCAGGCGGCGCTCGCCGAAATCCGGATCGAGTTAGGCGAGCGCATTGAGGAACTGCGCGCCTCGGTCATGGGCCACGCGGGAGAGGACTTCAATCTCAACTCGCCGAAACAACTGGGAGAAATCCTCTTCGAGAAACTGCAGCTCATCGAAAAGCCCAAAAAAACCAAGACCGGGCAATACGTCACCAATGAGCAAGTCCTCACCTCCCTGGCCGATCGCTTCCCCATCGTGGCCGAGGTGCTGGAGTATCGGGAAGCGAGCAAACTCAAAAGCACCTACGTCGATGCCCTCCCGGACTACATCGCCCGCAAGACCGGTCGCATTCACAGCGATTTCCAGCAATTGGTGGCCGCCACCGGGCGGCTGGCCTCCGCCAACCCCAATCTTCAAAACATCCCCGTCCGAAGCGCGCTGGGTCGCCGGGTCCGAAGGGCCTTTGTTCCTCGCGGCGAGGGCTTTGTCCTCTTCGCCGCTGATTACAGCCAAATCGAACTTCGCATCATGGCCGCTCTCAGCGGAGACGAAGCCATGCAAGAAGCCTTCGCTCAAGAAGCGGACATCCACACCGCGACCGCCGCCCGCGTCTATGGAGTGGACCAAGAGGGGGTCCTCCCGGAAATGCGGCGCGCGGCCAAGATGGTGAACTTCGGCATCATTTACGGCATTTCCGCCTTCGGTCTCAGCCAGCGACTCGGCATCCCCCGAGGCGAGGCCGCCTCCATCATCGAAGCCTACTTCAAGGAGTACGCGGGCGTGCAAGCCTTCATGGAGCGGGCGGTGCAGGAAGCGAGAGAACGGGGCTACGCCGAGACCCTGCTTGGTCGGCGAAGACTCTTGCCGGACTTGAAGTCCAAGAACGGCAATGTCCGCGGAGGGGCGGAGCGCATGGCCATCAACACTCCCATCCAGGGGAGCGCCGCCGACATGATCAAGCTGGCCATGATCGGAGTCGAGTCACTTTTAGCCGAAGATGGCTGGCGGAGCCGGATGCTCTTGCAGGTGCACGACGAGCTGGTTTTCGACCTGGCGGTGGAGGAGGCGGAGGCCTTGGTCCCGAAAATCCTGGAAGCCATGAAAACGGCTCTCCCCCTGGAAGGCGTGCCCATCGTGGTCGATTCCAACCAAGGCACCAACTGGCTCGAAGCCCACTGA
- a CDS encoding M42 family metallopeptidase, translated as MTKSSKRFLLDLLSTPSPTGFEVAGQRKWAEYVRGFADAVENDAYGTAWATIESAESKTKKPMPTLMLEAHADEIGYIVKHITKEGFLRIDRVGGSDAATGRGRRLTFFGDQGEVTGLIGNTAIHLRKDSLGKENAPQINELYVDIGASSAEEVAERGLRVGHPAVYQDGPEFLGQDRLVGRALDNRVGGFIIAEVTRRLAAAKKRPSCRTYAVNAVQEEIGGLGAKMVTHRLMPDLCVCLDVTHATDTPGIDHSKHGEVNLGGGPTIQHGACNHPEVVERLMTVAEKEGLTLQHESAGRYSGTDTDQIYHVQQGVPSALVSLPLRYMHSVVETAHLGDIEQVIQLLTAFVKSLRPGDQFGVRL; from the coding sequence ATGACCAAATCGTCCAAACGCTTCCTCCTCGATCTCCTCTCCACGCCCAGCCCCACGGGCTTCGAGGTCGCCGGGCAGCGCAAGTGGGCGGAGTATGTCCGGGGCTTTGCGGACGCGGTCGAGAACGATGCCTACGGAACGGCCTGGGCCACGATCGAGAGCGCTGAGAGCAAGACCAAGAAGCCCATGCCGACCCTGATGCTGGAGGCACATGCCGACGAAATCGGCTACATCGTAAAGCACATCACCAAGGAGGGCTTTCTCCGAATCGACCGGGTGGGAGGAAGCGATGCGGCCACCGGTCGGGGGCGTCGCCTGACCTTTTTCGGGGATCAAGGGGAGGTGACCGGCCTCATCGGCAACACCGCCATCCACCTCCGCAAGGACAGCCTAGGCAAAGAAAACGCGCCCCAGATCAATGAGCTTTATGTCGACATTGGCGCCTCCAGTGCCGAGGAGGTGGCCGAGCGGGGGCTGCGGGTGGGGCACCCGGCTGTCTACCAAGACGGCCCGGAGTTTCTCGGCCAAGACCGACTGGTGGGGCGTGCGCTCGACAACCGCGTCGGCGGCTTCATCATTGCGGAAGTCACGCGGCGACTGGCCGCAGCCAAAAAGCGCCCCTCCTGCCGCACCTACGCGGTCAACGCGGTCCAAGAAGAAATCGGCGGCCTCGGCGCCAAGATGGTGACGCATCGACTCATGCCGGATCTCTGTGTCTGCCTCGATGTGACCCACGCCACCGACACTCCCGGGATCGACCACTCGAAGCACGGCGAAGTCAACCTCGGGGGAGGCCCCACCATCCAGCATGGCGCTTGCAACCACCCCGAAGTGGTCGAGCGACTCATGACCGTGGCCGAGAAAGAAGGCCTCACCCTCCAGCACGAATCAGCCGGACGGTATTCCGGGACGGACACCGACCAAATCTACCATGTGCAGCAAGGCGTCCCCAGCGCGCTCGTCTCCCTGCCGCTCCGCTACATGCACTCGGTGGTGGAGACGGCCCATCTCGGAGACATCGAGCAAGTCATTCAGCTCCTGACCGCCTTTGTGAAATCCCTTCGGCCCGGAGACCAGTTTGGCGTGCGTCTCTAA
- the secD gene encoding protein translocase subunit SecD, which translates to MTDQIVVFLVALAIAVLFFWYCTTDLSARRKIIGSVLTALLAAFCLAAIYPPDKNLKLGIDLAGGSEFVLKLQPNPGEEISLTAQEQAIRVLTERLNLYGTSDALIVPQDRDGVLVQMPGIEAAQRDEIRQILQKAAKLDFRMVHDDTQSLVAQGVTPPGYELKEVTEFDEEGEPISSDFILVSRKISFEGKHVTDARAVQGAVGWSVSLSYDNEGRGLFFELTKNNVGRLMAIMVDGEVVSYPRINAAINGNTEITGQFSRSEAEQLANSLENPLENGLRIARERSVSASLGQDTIEQGLTAGLIGLGATLLFVIIFYRLAGVIALAGLGVNIVILFGIMAMFQSSFTLPGIAGIILTIGMAIDANVLIFERLKEELKVGKSLGAAIRSAYDKAFSAIFDANITTLITAVILFFVGSGSIKGFAITLTVGIVASLFSSLIFTRVCFSWLLDAKLLTKLAVGGLWKQLGINFLGMNKLRLVVSSALIVLSVSTLVMKGDRALGIDFTGGDRLTFLAGEEVATVSEVKDTLRGVDLQREPAVQEQKTANERFITVRAAAGDKGAILAALAIAFPGIEDDMQEENVGPALGQQMMVESLIALGIGLVGILLYVSFRFEFAFAIGAIAALFHDLLIGIGLVALGFEINLIMVGAFLAIAGYSINDTIVVFDRIRETLLLKKGDVKEIMNIAINATLSRTLLTSGTTIITVAVLLFFGGPELRSFSAAILIGVLVGTYSSIFVASPVVAWWLKTRKHDLRREIIDAQEEVAQKLAEG; encoded by the coding sequence ATGACCGACCAAATCGTCGTTTTCCTCGTCGCCCTTGCCATCGCGGTTCTCTTTTTCTGGTATTGCACGACTGACCTGAGCGCCCGCCGCAAGATCATTGGCTCGGTCCTGACGGCTCTCCTGGCGGCCTTTTGCCTGGCCGCGATTTACCCGCCGGACAAGAACCTCAAGCTCGGGATCGATCTGGCCGGGGGCAGTGAATTTGTCCTCAAACTCCAGCCCAACCCCGGCGAGGAAATCTCCCTCACGGCTCAAGAGCAGGCCATCCGGGTGCTCACCGAGCGCTTGAATCTCTACGGCACTTCCGATGCCTTGATCGTGCCGCAAGACCGCGATGGAGTGCTGGTTCAGATGCCGGGGATCGAGGCAGCCCAGCGCGATGAGATCCGCCAGATTCTCCAGAAAGCGGCCAAGCTCGATTTCCGCATGGTGCACGACGACACGCAGAGCTTGGTGGCCCAGGGAGTGACCCCTCCCGGCTACGAGCTGAAGGAGGTGACGGAGTTCGACGAGGAGGGCGAGCCGATCTCGAGCGATTTCATCTTGGTCAGCCGGAAAATCTCTTTTGAAGGCAAACATGTAACCGATGCCCGGGCCGTGCAGGGGGCGGTCGGTTGGAGTGTCAGCCTGAGCTACGACAATGAGGGACGCGGCCTCTTCTTCGAGCTGACCAAAAACAATGTGGGTCGTCTCATGGCCATCATGGTGGATGGCGAGGTGGTCAGTTATCCCCGCATCAACGCCGCCATCAATGGAAACACCGAAATCACGGGGCAGTTTTCCCGCAGCGAAGCGGAGCAACTGGCCAACAGCCTGGAAAACCCCCTTGAGAATGGACTGCGAATCGCACGGGAGCGATCGGTATCGGCTAGTTTGGGCCAAGACACCATCGAACAAGGGTTGACCGCCGGCCTCATCGGACTCGGTGCCACGCTCCTCTTCGTCATCATCTTTTATCGCTTGGCGGGTGTCATCGCTTTGGCCGGTCTCGGGGTGAACATCGTGATTTTGTTTGGCATCATGGCGATGTTCCAAAGCAGCTTCACCCTTCCGGGAATCGCGGGCATCATTTTGACGATTGGAATGGCCATCGATGCCAACGTCCTCATTTTTGAGCGACTCAAGGAGGAGCTCAAGGTCGGGAAATCCTTGGGGGCGGCCATTCGCTCTGCTTACGACAAGGCCTTCTCGGCCATCTTCGACGCCAACATCACGACGCTCATCACCGCGGTGATTCTTTTCTTCGTGGGGAGTGGGAGCATCAAGGGTTTTGCCATCACCTTGACGGTCGGCATCGTGGCCTCGCTTTTCAGCTCGCTCATTTTCACCCGGGTCTGCTTCAGTTGGCTCTTGGACGCCAAGCTTCTCACCAAGTTGGCCGTGGGGGGGCTGTGGAAACAGCTCGGCATCAACTTCCTCGGGATGAACAAACTTCGCCTGGTGGTCTCGAGCGCGCTCATCGTGCTCTCGGTCAGCACCTTGGTGATGAAAGGGGATCGGGCCTTGGGAATCGACTTCACGGGGGGGGATCGCCTGACCTTCTTGGCGGGCGAAGAGGTGGCCACGGTGAGCGAAGTCAAAGACACCCTCCGCGGCGTTGACCTCCAGCGGGAGCCAGCGGTCCAAGAGCAAAAGACTGCCAATGAGCGCTTCATCACGGTGCGGGCCGCGGCTGGGGACAAGGGGGCCATTCTCGCTGCCCTCGCGATCGCCTTTCCGGGCATTGAGGACGATATGCAGGAGGAGAATGTGGGCCCGGCTCTCGGGCAGCAAATGATGGTGGAGTCCCTCATTGCGCTCGGTATAGGGCTGGTCGGCATTCTGCTCTACGTGAGCTTCCGCTTTGAGTTTGCTTTCGCGATCGGCGCCATTGCCGCTCTCTTCCATGATCTTTTGATCGGCATTGGTTTGGTGGCCTTGGGCTTTGAGATCAATCTCATTATGGTGGGGGCCTTCCTCGCGATCGCCGGCTACTCCATCAATGACACGATCGTGGTCTTCGACCGCATTCGTGAGACGCTCCTCCTGAAAAAGGGCGATGTGAAGGAGATCATGAACATCGCGATCAATGCCACGCTCAGCCGGACCTTGCTGACTTCGGGCACCACCATCATCACGGTGGCGGTGCTGCTCTTCTTCGGAGGCCCTGAGCTGCGGAGCTTCTCGGCCGCGATTTTGATCGGCGTGCTGGTGGGGACTTATTCCTCGATCTTCGTGGCCAGCCCCGTGGTGGCTTGGTGGCTCAAGACCCGCAAGCACGACCTCCGCCGGGAAATCATCGACGCCCAGGAAGAGGTGGCCCAGAAGTTGGCGGAAGGGTGA
- a CDS encoding RNA polymerase sigma factor RpoD/SigA, with protein sequence MDGGIKIYLREIGKTPLLTPEEEVQLAARIKNGDKAARDHMIRANLRLVVKIAQDYANYGLPLLDLISEGNIGLMKAVERFDPEKGGKLSTYAAWWIKQSIKRALANQSKTIRLPVHMVDKIAKMRRVAMVLAEELGREPTDEELAAEIGIERAKLAHLKSAALRPASLDAPISDDDGTEFGEIIGDERAQTPLEVLTHKNMHLQLDGLLEVLDEREMRIIDARFGLSGQKPKTLEEVGQEFGVTRERIRQLQNIALKKLRRALQKREEPGPKPVDKLPTNLVRSPSANKAKKVAASNTAAGESALGTLVEMLAGAAPMDLGEDDEEEDLEDAAPPEPEAVEPSPEPEPEPEPQPAPVVKKTSAVAAKPKEKKKPATPSKAKPLLAKKKGVAPKTVAPKKKLAATKKKATPPKPKKVAKKAVKKKVAPKKAAPKKKTAPKKAKKVAKKKATAKKTAPKKPAKKKAAKKRK encoded by the coding sequence ATGGACGGCGGCATCAAGATCTACTTACGCGAGATTGGCAAAACGCCCCTGCTCACCCCCGAGGAGGAGGTGCAGTTGGCGGCGCGCATCAAGAATGGGGACAAGGCAGCGCGGGATCACATGATCCGGGCCAACCTGAGGCTGGTGGTGAAGATCGCTCAGGACTACGCCAACTACGGCCTTCCGCTACTCGACTTGATTTCGGAGGGCAACATTGGGCTCATGAAGGCGGTCGAGCGCTTCGACCCGGAAAAAGGGGGCAAGCTTTCGACCTATGCCGCGTGGTGGATCAAGCAGTCGATCAAGCGCGCACTCGCGAACCAATCGAAGACGATCCGTCTGCCGGTGCACATGGTCGACAAGATCGCCAAGATGCGTCGGGTGGCCATGGTGCTGGCCGAGGAGTTGGGCCGGGAACCGACCGATGAAGAACTGGCGGCTGAAATCGGGATCGAAAGGGCCAAGCTGGCTCACCTCAAAAGCGCCGCTCTCCGCCCGGCTTCGCTGGATGCTCCCATCAGCGATGACGACGGCACCGAATTCGGAGAAATCATCGGCGACGAGCGCGCCCAAACGCCGCTCGAAGTGCTGACGCACAAAAACATGCACCTCCAGCTGGACGGCCTCTTGGAGGTGCTGGACGAGCGGGAAATGCGCATCATCGACGCACGCTTCGGCCTGAGCGGCCAAAAGCCAAAGACCTTGGAAGAGGTCGGTCAGGAATTCGGCGTGACGCGGGAGCGCATTCGCCAGCTTCAAAACATCGCCCTTAAAAAACTTCGCCGAGCCCTCCAAAAACGCGAGGAACCGGGTCCCAAGCCAGTCGACAAGCTGCCCACCAATCTGGTGCGCAGCCCGAGCGCCAACAAGGCCAAGAAGGTCGCCGCCAGCAACACGGCCGCTGGCGAAAGCGCCCTGGGGACCTTGGTGGAAATGCTGGCCGGTGCCGCCCCGATGGATTTGGGCGAAGACGACGAGGAGGAAGACTTGGAAGACGCCGCTCCCCCCGAGCCCGAGGCCGTCGAGCCGAGCCCTGAACCGGAGCCCGAGCCCGAACCTCAGCCCGCTCCCGTCGTCAAAAAGACCTCAGCGGTCGCAGCCAAGCCGAAAGAGAAAAAGAAACCAGCCACCCCCTCCAAGGCCAAGCCCCTCCTAGCCAAAAAGAAGGGAGTGGCGCCCAAGACGGTGGCACCGAAGAAAAAGTTGGCGGCCACCAAGAAGAAGGCGACCCCGCCCAAGCCCAAGAAGGTCGCCAAAAAAGCAGTCAAAAAGAAGGTCGCCCCCAAAAAGGCGGCTCCCAAGAAGAAGACCGCGCCTAAAAAAGCCAAAAAAGTGGCGAAAAAGAAGGCCACGGCCAAGAAAACGGCCCCCAAAAAACCGGCCAAGAAAAAAGCCGCCAAGAAGCGGAAATAG
- a CDS encoding metalloregulator ArsR/SmtB family transcription factor translates to MSSTLNSLKLLSDPTRLRLFLLLSEEALSVAELQAILAMGQSRISTQLGLLRRGGLVRLHKDGKRSLYEPVPPQSEAEAGLRRICEAAALELEEAEPDRRALDLVRQHRADAARDYFDRLAGKFGKGYIPGRSWKSLAETLLQLLAPLRIADLGAGEGTLSQLMAQKATEVIAIDNSEKMVAFGKETAAKNGFQNLRYLLGDLESTPIEDETVDLALFSQALHHAAHPGGAVKEAFRIVRPGGRVVILDLLKHNFEEARELYADLWLGFAEVDLHRFLSDAGFVDLHLTVVDREPEYPHFQTVLAIGRKPE, encoded by the coding sequence ATGTCGTCAACACTGAACTCCCTGAAACTGCTCTCGGATCCGACCCGCTTGCGCCTTTTCCTGCTTCTTTCAGAAGAGGCGCTCTCGGTGGCGGAGTTGCAGGCCATTCTGGCCATGGGGCAGAGCCGGATTTCGACCCAGCTGGGCTTGCTGCGGCGGGGTGGCTTGGTGCGCCTTCACAAGGACGGCAAACGCAGCTTGTATGAGCCCGTCCCTCCGCAGTCTGAGGCGGAAGCAGGTCTCCGGCGGATTTGCGAGGCAGCCGCCTTGGAACTCGAGGAGGCGGAGCCCGATCGGCGGGCCTTGGATCTGGTCCGGCAGCATCGGGCGGATGCTGCCCGGGACTACTTTGACCGGCTAGCGGGCAAGTTTGGCAAGGGCTACATCCCGGGGCGCTCTTGGAAGAGTCTCGCCGAGACGCTCTTGCAGCTTCTGGCGCCGCTTCGGATCGCCGACCTGGGGGCGGGCGAAGGGACTCTCTCGCAACTCATGGCGCAGAAGGCGACCGAGGTCATCGCGATCGACAACTCCGAGAAGATGGTGGCCTTTGGCAAGGAGACGGCGGCCAAGAATGGCTTCCAAAATCTGCGTTACCTTTTGGGCGATCTCGAGTCCACTCCCATCGAGGACGAAACGGTCGACCTCGCCCTCTTCAGCCAGGCCCTCCATCATGCCGCTCACCCCGGGGGCGCGGTCAAAGAGGCTTTTCGCATCGTCCGTCCTGGGGGGCGGGTGGTGATTCTCGATCTCTTGAAGCACAATTTTGAGGAGGCCCGGGAGCTGTATGCCGATCTCTGGCTGGGCTTTGCCGAGGTCGATCTCCATCGCTTTCTCTCGGACGCTGGCTTCGTCGACCTTCATCTGACCGTGGTGGATCGGGAGCCGGAGTACCCTCATTTCCAGACAGTGCTCGCCATCGGTCGCAAACCTGAATAG
- the rpsU gene encoding 30S ribosomal protein S21 — MPEINVKKGEPLDRALKRLKSKLESEGILDEMRRRRAFETPTEARRRKARAAAKKGRVRFRLDLSDPNKKAEAKESAEA; from the coding sequence ATGCCCGAAATCAACGTCAAGAAAGGTGAACCGCTGGACCGCGCGCTCAAGCGCTTGAAGAGCAAGCTCGAGAGCGAGGGCATCTTGGACGAGATGCGCCGGCGCAGGGCTTTTGAGACACCGACCGAAGCACGTCGTCGCAAGGCCCGGGCCGCCGCCAAGAAAGGGCGGGTTCGTTTTCGCCTCGATTTGAGTGATCCGAACAAGAAGGCCGAGGCCAAGGAGAGCGCCGAAGCTTGA